One region of Kytococcus sedentarius DSM 20547 genomic DNA includes:
- a CDS encoding threonine aldolase family protein, which produces MATDPAEMDLTARRRAAAAAATRHLTGGRPSPAQELRSLADHLDGLTASGALEEGSAGWDSYGEHGTVALLERRVAELLGTDDAVFFPSGVMAQEVALRVHCDAAGTSRVAMPNLSHLLVHEEDGPRRLHGFEVEHLTTGPRVATAEDLAAIPGRLGAVLAELPLRDGSYLLPTWDELTGLASACRERGVALHLDGARLWESQPWFDRPLAEIAGLADSVYVSFYKGLAGLAGAALAGTEELCREARVWRRRQGGTLFTLMPYAAAALRGLDEHLPQMAQRHEYAVAWARALAERGLRTVPSEPHAVAFRVYAPDDADAVSERALQAVERDRIGLPMVWQPANVPGWAWCELTVTAPTLEFGVAEAADLIAGLVEPGSTDR; this is translated from the coding sequence ATGGCCACCGACCCCGCAGAGATGGACCTCACCGCCCGCCGCCGTGCCGCCGCCGCCGCGGCCACCCGTCACCTCACCGGCGGGCGCCCCTCCCCTGCGCAGGAGCTCCGCAGCTTGGCCGACCATCTGGACGGGCTCACCGCATCGGGCGCCCTGGAGGAGGGCAGCGCGGGGTGGGACTCCTACGGGGAGCACGGCACGGTCGCCCTGCTGGAGCGCCGGGTGGCCGAGCTGCTCGGCACCGACGACGCCGTCTTCTTCCCCAGCGGCGTGATGGCCCAGGAGGTGGCGCTCCGCGTGCACTGCGACGCGGCCGGCACCTCCCGGGTGGCGATGCCGAACCTCTCTCACCTGCTGGTCCACGAGGAGGACGGCCCGCGCCGGCTGCACGGCTTCGAGGTGGAGCACCTCACCACCGGCCCGCGGGTCGCCACCGCCGAGGACCTGGCCGCCATCCCCGGCCGCTTGGGCGCGGTCCTGGCCGAGCTCCCCCTGCGCGACGGCTCCTACCTGCTGCCCACCTGGGACGAGCTGACCGGCCTGGCATCCGCCTGCCGCGAGCGCGGGGTGGCCCTGCACCTCGACGGTGCCCGGCTGTGGGAGAGCCAGCCCTGGTTCGACCGCCCGCTGGCCGAGATCGCCGGCTTGGCCGACTCGGTCTACGTCTCGTTCTACAAGGGCCTGGCGGGGCTTGCCGGCGCCGCGCTCGCCGGCACCGAGGAGCTCTGCCGCGAGGCCCGCGTGTGGCGTCGCCGGCAGGGCGGCACCCTGTTCACCCTGATGCCGTACGCCGCCGCCGCGCTGCGGGGTCTGGACGAGCACCTGCCCCAGATGGCCCAGCGCCATGAGTACGCCGTCGCCTGGGCGCGCGCACTGGCCGAGCGCGGCCTGCGCACCGTGCCGTCCGAGCCGCATGCCGTCGCCTTCCGCGTCTACGCGCCGGACGACGCCGATGCGGTGAGCGAGCGGGCGCTGCAGGCGGTGGAGCGCGACCGCATCGGCCTGCCGATGGTGTGGCAGCCCGCCAACGTGCCGGGCTGGGCGTGGTGCGAGCTGACGGTGACGGCGCCGACGCTGGAGTTCGGCGTCGCGGAGGCCGCCGACCTCATCGCGGGACTCGTGGAGCCGGGCTCGACGGACCGCTGA
- the hutU gene encoding urocanate hydratase codes for MEGARPVRAPRGTELSCKSWQTEAPLRMLMNNLDPEVAERPDDLVVYGGTGRAARSWEAFDAIVASLKELEDDETLLVQSGKPVGILRTHEWAPRVLIANSNLVGDWATWEHFRELEAEGLMMYGQMTAGSWIYIATQGILQGTYETFAAVGAKRFGGTLAGTITLTGGCGGMGGAQPLAVTLNDGVCLVVDVDRTRLERRVGKRYLHEIAEDLDDAIARANQAKEERRGLSVGIVGNAAEVFPALLERHKAGDLQVDVVTDQTSAHDPLSYLPVGVDVADWQAEAERDPVEFTRRAQESMAAHVKAMVEFQDAGAEVFDYGNSIRDEARKGGYERAFEFPGFVPAYIRPLFCEGLGPFRWVALSGDPEDIKVTDAALKELFPENEHLHRWLDAADEFVEFEGLPARICWLGYGERHKAGMLFNQLVREGKVSAPIVIGRDHLDSGSVASPYRETEAMKDGTDAVADWPLLNALTSASSGASWTSIHHGGGVGIGRSIHAGQVGLADGTDLAEQKLERLLTNDPGLGVLRHVDAGYDRAIEVADERGVRVPMMDAARRKAASYTDEVAEG; via the coding sequence ATGGAAGGCGCCCGCCCCGTCCGCGCACCCCGCGGCACCGAGCTGTCCTGCAAGAGCTGGCAGACCGAGGCCCCCTTGCGCATGCTCATGAACAACCTCGACCCCGAGGTGGCCGAGCGCCCCGACGACCTGGTGGTCTACGGCGGCACTGGCCGGGCGGCGCGCTCCTGGGAGGCGTTCGACGCCATCGTGGCCAGCCTCAAGGAGCTGGAGGACGACGAGACGCTGCTGGTGCAGTCCGGCAAGCCCGTCGGCATCCTGCGCACCCACGAGTGGGCCCCGCGCGTCCTCATCGCCAACTCCAACCTGGTGGGCGACTGGGCCACCTGGGAGCACTTCCGCGAGCTCGAGGCCGAGGGGCTCATGATGTACGGCCAGATGACGGCCGGCTCGTGGATCTACATCGCCACCCAGGGCATCCTGCAGGGCACCTACGAGACCTTCGCCGCGGTCGGCGCCAAGCGCTTCGGCGGCACTCTCGCGGGCACCATCACCCTCACCGGTGGCTGTGGCGGCATGGGCGGCGCGCAGCCGCTGGCCGTCACCCTGAACGATGGGGTGTGCCTCGTCGTGGACGTCGACCGCACCCGCCTGGAGCGCCGGGTGGGCAAGCGCTACCTGCACGAGATCGCCGAGGACCTGGACGACGCCATCGCGCGGGCCAACCAGGCCAAGGAGGAGCGGCGGGGCCTGAGCGTCGGCATCGTGGGCAATGCGGCCGAGGTCTTCCCCGCCCTGCTCGAGCGGCACAAGGCTGGCGACCTGCAGGTCGATGTGGTGACCGACCAGACCAGCGCCCACGACCCGCTGAGCTACCTGCCGGTGGGCGTGGACGTGGCCGATTGGCAGGCCGAGGCCGAGCGTGACCCGGTCGAGTTCACCCGCCGCGCCCAGGAGTCGATGGCGGCCCACGTCAAGGCGATGGTGGAGTTCCAGGACGCCGGGGCCGAGGTCTTCGACTACGGCAACTCCATCCGTGATGAGGCCCGCAAGGGCGGGTACGAGCGCGCCTTCGAGTTCCCCGGTTTCGTGCCGGCCTACATCCGCCCGCTGTTCTGTGAGGGGCTCGGCCCGTTCCGCTGGGTGGCGCTGTCCGGCGACCCGGAGGACATCAAGGTCACCGACGCCGCGCTGAAGGAGCTGTTCCCCGAGAACGAGCACCTGCACCGCTGGCTGGACGCGGCAGACGAGTTCGTCGAGTTCGAGGGCCTGCCCGCACGCATCTGCTGGCTGGGCTACGGCGAGCGCCACAAGGCCGGGATGCTGTTCAACCAGCTCGTGCGCGAGGGCAAGGTGTCGGCGCCCATCGTCATCGGCCGGGACCACCTGGACTCCGGCTCGGTCGCCAGCCCCTACCGGGAGACCGAGGCGATGAAGGACGGCACCGATGCCGTGGCCGACTGGCCGCTGTTGAATGCGTTGACCTCGGCGAGCTCCGGGGCGTCGTGGACCTCGATCCACCACGGTGGTGGTGTGGGCATCGGGCGGTCGATCCACGCCGGGCAGGTCGGGCTGGCCGACGGCACCGACCTGGCGGAGCAGAAGCTGGAGCGGCTGCTCACCAACGACCCGGGCCTGGGCGTGCTGCGCCACGTGGACGCCGGGTACGACCGGGCCATCGAGGTGGCCGACGAGCGGGGTGTGCGCGTGCCGATGATGGACGCCGCCCGCCGCAAGGCCGCCAGTTACACCGACGAGGTGGCCGAGGGCTGA
- a CDS encoding FAD-binding and (Fe-S)-binding domain-containing protein, with product MAARSTGAVDRLSQHLRAAGLTDVRDDPGTLGTHSSDASLYRVPPRVVVMPHDAEEVARALQVARAEGVPVTSRGAGTSIAGNAIGPGIVLDFSRHMNQVLAVDPEARTATVQPGVVQARLQDAARPHGLLFGPDPSTSTRCTIGGMIGNNACGTKSLAYGRTSDNTLAVAGYLADGTELRTGPRAGHAPTEELRDRLRRLAARDLATLRTEFARFGRQASGYALEHLLPENGTDDGTDLARLLVGSEGTLAVLTQATVRLVGKPAHARLVVLGFATQYDAADAVPALLEHAPTACEGLDARLVDVLRDRRGPDAVPPLPRGAAWLFVELSGETTAEVQAAAERLVRAAPSDLQALDARAVPDPAEATALWRIRSDGAGLAGRSAANEPAHAGWEDAAVPPDQLGGYLRRFDALLDHHGLTAAPYGHFGEGCMHVRLDLPLEAADGVARSRAFLEDAARLVAEFGGSMSGEHGDGRARSELLPYMYSPAALRLFRAVKHTFDPTGLLNPGVLVDPEPLDANLRITGVRHDLPLPAFMYPEDDGRFSRAVHRCTGVGKCVADGVLDKTPTVMCPSYLATREETHSTRGRARLLQEVVNGNSPLDFDSPEVHESLDLCLSCKGCASDCPTGVDMATYKSEVLHQTYRGRLRPITHYSLGWLPRWVALASRVPGLANRMMRLARVVPALVRVAGIDPRRGLPTFAPRTFRREVGSVPRDAESVPRGDASPGATPGRGRAGSGGGAPASGRVVLFVDTFSNAFTPEAARATVTVLEAAGYGVELVPRQSCCGLTWITTGQLDAARRMVATTVEQLLPFARAGVPIIGIEPSCTGVLRKDAPELLGTPEAELVAEHTLTLAELLARTDWTPPGLDGLRVLAQPHCHHHAVMGWGADQRLLERAGAKVEALAGCCGLAGNFGVEQGHYEVSVAVAEQHLLPALRRGEHDVVLTDGFSCRLQASDLGGAQGQHLAELLASRIDPTDRTTTPDQEDA from the coding sequence GTGGCGGCGCGCAGCACCGGGGCAGTCGACCGCCTGAGCCAGCATCTCCGCGCCGCCGGCCTCACCGACGTCCGCGACGACCCGGGCACGCTGGGCACCCACTCCAGTGACGCCTCGCTCTACCGGGTGCCGCCGCGCGTGGTGGTCATGCCCCACGATGCCGAGGAGGTCGCCCGGGCGCTACAGGTCGCCCGCGCCGAGGGCGTGCCGGTCACCTCCCGGGGGGCGGGCACCTCCATTGCCGGCAACGCCATCGGCCCCGGCATCGTGCTCGACTTCTCGCGCCACATGAACCAGGTCCTGGCCGTCGACCCGGAGGCCCGCACCGCCACCGTCCAGCCCGGCGTGGTCCAGGCGCGCCTGCAGGACGCCGCCCGCCCCCACGGCCTGCTCTTCGGCCCCGACCCCTCCACCTCCACCCGCTGCACCATCGGCGGCATGATCGGCAACAACGCGTGCGGCACCAAGAGCCTCGCGTACGGCCGCACCTCCGACAACACCCTGGCGGTGGCCGGATACCTGGCCGACGGCACCGAGCTGCGCACGGGCCCAAGGGCCGGCCACGCCCCCACCGAGGAGCTCCGCGACCGCCTGCGCCGCCTCGCCGCCAGGGACCTCGCCACCCTCCGCACCGAATTCGCCCGCTTCGGACGCCAAGCTTCCGGGTACGCGCTGGAACACCTGCTGCCGGAGAACGGCACCGACGACGGCACCGACCTCGCCCGCCTCCTCGTGGGCTCCGAGGGAACCCTCGCCGTCCTCACGCAGGCCACCGTCCGCCTGGTGGGCAAGCCCGCCCACGCCCGCCTGGTGGTCCTCGGCTTCGCCACCCAGTACGACGCCGCCGATGCCGTGCCCGCCCTCCTGGAGCACGCCCCCACCGCCTGCGAGGGGCTGGACGCCCGGCTGGTGGATGTGCTGCGCGACCGCCGCGGCCCCGATGCCGTCCCTCCCCTGCCGCGCGGCGCCGCCTGGCTGTTCGTGGAGCTGTCCGGCGAGACCACCGCCGAGGTCCAGGCCGCCGCCGAGCGGCTGGTGCGCGCCGCCCCATCGGACCTGCAGGCCCTGGACGCCCGCGCCGTGCCCGACCCCGCCGAGGCCACCGCCTTGTGGCGCATCCGGTCCGACGGCGCCGGACTGGCCGGCCGCTCGGCCGCCAACGAGCCCGCCCACGCCGGGTGGGAGGACGCCGCGGTGCCCCCGGACCAGCTCGGTGGCTACCTGCGCCGCTTCGACGCGCTGCTGGACCACCACGGCCTGACCGCCGCGCCGTACGGCCACTTCGGCGAGGGCTGCATGCACGTGCGCCTGGACCTGCCGCTCGAGGCCGCCGACGGCGTGGCACGCAGCCGGGCCTTCCTGGAGGACGCCGCCCGCCTGGTGGCCGAGTTCGGCGGCTCCATGTCCGGCGAGCACGGTGACGGTCGCGCCCGCAGCGAGCTGCTGCCGTACATGTACTCCCCGGCGGCGCTGCGCCTGTTCCGGGCCGTGAAACACACCTTCGACCCCACCGGCCTGCTCAACCCCGGCGTGCTGGTGGACCCCGAGCCGTTGGACGCGAACCTCCGCATCACCGGGGTGCGCCACGACCTCCCCCTGCCGGCGTTCATGTACCCCGAGGACGACGGCCGCTTCAGCCGCGCCGTGCACCGCTGCACCGGGGTGGGCAAGTGCGTGGCCGACGGGGTGCTCGACAAGACCCCCACGGTCATGTGCCCCTCCTACCTGGCCACCCGCGAGGAGACGCACTCCACCCGCGGCCGGGCGCGCCTGCTCCAGGAGGTGGTCAATGGCAACAGCCCGCTGGACTTCGACTCCCCGGAGGTGCACGAGAGCCTGGACCTGTGCCTCTCGTGCAAGGGGTGCGCCTCGGACTGCCCGACCGGGGTGGACATGGCCACCTACAAGTCCGAGGTGCTGCACCAGACCTACCGCGGGCGGCTGCGCCCGATCACCCACTACTCGCTGGGCTGGTTGCCGCGTTGGGTGGCGCTCGCCTCGCGCGTGCCGGGTCTGGCCAACCGGATGATGCGGCTCGCCCGGGTGGTCCCTGCGCTGGTGCGCGTGGCCGGCATCGACCCCCGCCGCGGGCTGCCGACCTTCGCCCCGCGGACCTTCCGGCGCGAGGTGGGGAGCGTGCCCCGCGATGCGGAGAGCGTGCCCCGCGGTGACGCGTCGCCGGGGGCGACCCCCGGCCGAGGGCGCGCCGGCAGCGGCGGCGGCGCTCCCGCATCGGGCCGGGTGGTGCTCTTCGTCGACACCTTCAGCAACGCGTTCACGCCCGAGGCGGCGCGGGCCACGGTGACCGTGCTGGAGGCGGCGGGGTACGGCGTGGAGCTGGTGCCGCGGCAATCCTGCTGCGGGCTGACGTGGATCACCACCGGGCAGCTCGACGCCGCCCGCCGCATGGTGGCCACGACCGTCGAGCAACTGCTGCCGTTCGCGCGGGCCGGGGTGCCGATCATCGGCATCGAGCCGTCCTGCACCGGCGTGCTGCGCAAGGACGCCCCCGAGCTGTTGGGCACCCCGGAGGCCGAGCTGGTGGCCGAGCACACGCTCACCCTGGCCGAGCTGCTGGCCCGCACCGACTGGACCCCGCCGGGCCTCGACGGCCTACGGGTGCTGGCGCAGCCGCACTGCCACCACCACGCGGTGATGGGCTGGGGCGCCGACCAGCGCCTGCTCGAGCGGGCCGGGGCGAAGGTGGAGGCGCTCGCCGGCTGCTGCGGTCTCGCGGGGAACTTCGGGGTGGAGCAGGGCCACTATGAGGTGTCCGTGGCCGTCGCCGAGCAGCACCTGCTGCCGGCCCTGCGGCGCGGCGAGCACGACGTGGTGCTCACCGACGGGTTCTCGTGCCGCCTGCAGGCCTCGGACCTGGGCGGGGCACAGGGCCAGCACCTGGCCGAGCTGCTGGCCTCCCGCATCGACCCGACCGACCGGACGACCACCCCCGACCAGGAGGACGCATGA
- a CDS encoding ornithine cyclodeaminase family protein produces the protein MTTELLVLTAAEIEGLLDLDAVFASQVRAFEGLGSGRAELAPKVSVPGREGASLLTYTARSTTEAPGVVKVIGFQPQNPANGLDPVQGVVLVVDPDTGQPVALLDGPALTTPRTAAGSAVAMDLLARADAAVLTIVGTGVQARAHLRALSRVRELERIHLIGRRAEAAEELAAELADELGVPIVPGTDLPAVAGESDVIALCTTSHTPLLDAGNVRPGALVISVGSFAPDRSEVGADLLGRAELLVVDEVATASAQAGCIIDAVAAGVLAESALVPLGSIATGAHPGRASDEDVVFYNSVGIAVQDATIAEEVLDRARAAGVGTTVTL, from the coding sequence ATGACCACCGAACTGCTCGTGCTGACCGCCGCCGAGATCGAGGGCCTGCTGGACCTCGATGCCGTCTTCGCCTCGCAGGTGCGCGCCTTCGAGGGGCTGGGCTCCGGGCGCGCCGAGCTGGCGCCGAAGGTGTCCGTGCCCGGCCGCGAGGGCGCCAGCCTGCTCACCTACACCGCACGCAGCACCACCGAGGCGCCGGGCGTGGTGAAGGTGATCGGTTTCCAGCCGCAGAACCCCGCCAACGGCCTCGACCCGGTGCAGGGCGTGGTGCTGGTGGTGGACCCCGACACCGGGCAGCCCGTCGCGCTGCTGGACGGCCCTGCCCTGACCACCCCGCGCACCGCCGCCGGCAGCGCCGTGGCCATGGACCTGCTGGCGCGGGCCGATGCGGCTGTGCTCACCATCGTGGGCACCGGCGTGCAGGCGCGGGCCCACCTGCGTGCGCTGAGCCGGGTGCGGGAGCTCGAGCGGATCCACCTCATCGGGCGTCGCGCCGAGGCCGCCGAGGAGCTCGCGGCCGAGCTGGCGGACGAGCTCGGGGTGCCCATCGTCCCGGGCACCGACCTGCCTGCCGTGGCGGGTGAGAGCGATGTCATCGCGCTGTGCACCACCAGTCACACCCCCCTACTCGATGCGGGGAACGTGCGCCCGGGCGCGCTGGTCATCAGCGTCGGGTCGTTCGCGCCCGACCGCAGCGAGGTGGGTGCCGACCTGCTGGGGCGGGCCGAGCTGCTGGTGGTCGACGAGGTGGCCACCGCATCGGCGCAGGCGGGCTGCATCATCGATGCGGTGGCCGCGGGGGTGCTGGCCGAGTCCGCGCTGGTGCCGCTGGGCAGCATCGCGACCGGGGCGCACCCGGGGCGGGCGAGCGACGAGGACGTGGTGTTCTACAACTCGGTGGGCATCGCGGTGCAGGACGCCACCATCGCCGAGGAGGTCCTGGACCGCGCCCGCGCCGCAGGGGTCGGCACCACCGTCACCCTCTGA